A genomic stretch from Pochonia chlamydosporia 170 chromosome 4, whole genome shotgun sequence includes:
- a CDS encoding ankyrin repeats (3 copies) domain-containing protein, giving the protein MDQLAEGDDVVIPAAKRQKTTHLHLRGPRDESRDNPPRLSASDYTVAWICALHIELAAGRMMLDEEHEPIPHPPNDSNTYVLGRIWQHNVVIACLPAHQYGTNNSASVISNINRTFPSIRSCLLVGIGGGVPSRADVRLGDVVVGTRVMQYDFGKVISDGSLQKTAIPRMPPSSLGTVVSALRSKHELGHGQVASILQERLAMHADYRRPISPDRLFYATYIHELAMIDCDNCDHSKLVTRRQRTTEDAVIHYGGIASGNQVMKSAITRDRISRELDVICFEMEAAGIMDVLPCLTIRGICDYSDSHKSKEWQRYAAAAAAAYGREFLEILPVTDIDTSRANVPIIPQRTSQERRRRLLEALKFDQMDSRRLNIHKNHLETCQWFLDHPSYKSWLDQEQLVGHHGFLWIRGKPGAGKSTMMKFAYLNTKQNTGFGGKTLTASFFFNARGEGLAKSVTGMYRSLLYQLLVGFTDLQSVLEDPELPAPSQHGYPLSVLKELFHNAVSGLGQRSFTCFVDALDESDEQQIIDMVQYFEDLAQHATEQHIQLRVCFSSRHYPYIDVDLGLRLTLEEQPGHMEDMANYVKSRLRVKDSELFEELEPQILEKSAGVFLWVVLVVDILNKEIRGGRPTLKKSFAEIPSDLSELFKSILKRDSENMEDMQLSLLWLLLAQRPLEPKEYYHALWSGLALKGLADAGVPDVVSLHANERIDRYVTSSSKGLAEVTKSTPPIVQFIHESVRDFLIKDNGLQELWPHLGYHWQSLGHERLKLCCNYYLEQDIKFPSTRRRGGKGLMKNFAFLQYATLEIWHHAEAAADTVPQDKFLSCFSVTKWIKLFNWFQYFNVRKYSPNANLFYILAERGLPKLIHTRMKEDPSVHVAGERYKYPIFAALANSNGEAAAALLNAPSRFSGGEDITEGLKHRKDLDGYEQRTPLTWAVLKDRTSLVKLLLRAGVAVDEKDEMQETALQLASISGNEAVLMLLIEAGADVNMPDSKKTTSLIHAIVERNATGARLLIENGARVNESDDIGTVPLFSAIESGQTTIVSCLIKHGADIHTTHVYGKTPLTCAIRHNHIDIVELLINAGESVNRADGAERKPLICALDHADEAMARFLITSGADVNVKDSRGSSALLRAVQRGYYSLAMFLVERGADVNSDDDVGYTPLKWAVIRGSEEITSRLINSGADVNHRTSRGEYTALQRAVERGDEAITRLLLENGADTNIRTNTQTFPLHRALLLGHLGVANLLIDHGADVNARDGNGNSPLDWALLSKDRSIAERMVEKGAGSKFPQALG; this is encoded by the exons ATGGATCAACTAGCAGAGGGCGATGATGTTGTAATCCCTGCTGCCAAGCGACAGAAGACGACCCATCTTCACTTGAGAGGTCCCAGAGATGAATCGCGAGACAACCCACCGAGACTATCAGCCAGTGACTACACCGTTGCTTGGATTTGCGCTCTACATATAGAACTGGCCGCAGGGCGGATGATGCTAGATGAGGAACATGAACCCATACCTCATCCCCCCAACGACAGTAATACGTACGTGCTTGGACGCATCTGGCagcacaatgtcgtcatTGCGTGCCTGCCGGCGCATCAATATGGGACAAACAACTCGGCAAGTGTCATCTCAAATATAAATCGGACATTCCCTTCCATTCGCTCGTGCTTGCTTGTGGGAATCGGTGGAGGCGTCCCGAGTAGAGCTGATGTACGTTTGGGCGACGTTGTTGTAGGGACGAGAGTGATGCAGTATGATTTCGGAAAGGTGATCAGCGATGGCTCGCTACAGAAGACAGCAATCCCTAGGATGCCACCTTCGTCACTTGGGACAGTAGTGTCTGCCCTCCGGTCGAAGCATGAGCttggacatggccaagtaGCCTCGATTTTGCAGGAAAGATTGGCCATGCATGCTGATTATAGACGGCCAATCTCACCAGACCGCCTCTTTTACGCGACGTACATTCACGAACTTGCTATGATCGACTGCGACAACTGTGACCACTCCAAACTTGTAACACGTCGGCAGCGTACAACTGAAGATGCGGTAATTCATTATGGAGGGATCGCATCAGGGAACCAAGTCATGAAGTCCGCCATCACTCGTGATAGAATTTCTCGGGAGTTGGATGTCATATGTTTCGAAATGGAGGCTGCTGGAATCATGGATGTGCTGCCTTGTCTCACAATCAGGGGCATTTGCGATTACTCGGACTCTCATAAGAGCAAAGAATGGCAGAGAtatgctgccgccgccgcgGCAGCATACGGAAGGGAATTCCTCGAGATCCTCCCGGTAACGGATATTGATACAAGTCGTGCCAATGTGCCTATTATCC CCCAGAGGACGTCCCAAGAGCGTCGCCGACGTTTGCTAGAAGCGCTTAAGTTTGATCAGATGGATTCTCGAAGGCTAAATATCCACAAAAATCACCTCGAAACATGTCAATGGTTTCTCGACCACCCCAGTTACAAATCCTGGCTTGACCAAGAACAGCTTGTAGGCCACCATGGCTTTCTATGGATTCGCGGCAAACCAGGAGCTGGCAAGtcaacaatgatgaagtttgCATATTTGAATACGAAACAAAACACTGGATTCGGGGGGAAGACATTGACGGCGTCGTTTTTCTTCAATGCTCGAGGCGAAGGTCTCGCAAAATCTGTCACTGGGATGTATCGGTCGTTGCTGTACCAACTGCTCGTGGGATTCACTGACTTGCAGTCGGTGTTGGAAGATCCAGAGCTGCCAGCGCCTAGCCAACATGGCTACCCATTGAGCGTTTTGAAAGAGCTTTTCCACAATGCAGTTTCTGGGCTCGGCCAACGCTCTTTTACCTGCTTCGTCGACGCTCTGGATGAGAGTGACGAGCAACAGATCATAGACATGGTTCAGTACTTTGAAGATCTGGCACAACATGCGACTGAGCAACATATTCAACTACGAGTCTGCTTTTCGAGCCGCCATTATCCTTACATCGACGTCGACTTGGGGCTACGTCTGACATTGGAGGAGCAGCCAGGTCATATggaagatatggcgaatTATGTCAAAAGTCGTCTACGAGTAAAAGACTCTGAGCTATTTGAGGAGTTAGAACCGCAAATTCTTGAAAAGTCCGCCGGCGTATTTCTATGGGTTGTCCTAGTTGTGGACATTCTTAACAAAGAGATTCGAGGCGGCCGGCCGACTCTCAAAAAGAGCTTCGCGGAAATACCCAGCGACTTGAGCGAGCTATTCAAAAGTATACTAAAGCGTGACAGTGAAAACATGGAGGATATGCAGCTCTCTCTATTATGGCTCCTTCTTGCCCAACGGCCGTTGGAGCCTAAAGAGTATTATCACGCtctttggtctggtttagCCTTGAAGGGCCTGGCCGATGCCGGAGTTCCCGACGTCGTTTCCCTACACGCAAATGAACGCATTGACAGATACGTCACCAGTTCCTCCAAAGGTCTCGCCGAGGTCACAAAATCAACGCCCCCAATTGTGCAGTTTATTCACGAGTCTGTCCGAGATTTCCTCATTAAAGATAATGGCCTTCAAGAACTGTGGCCCCATCTAGGCTACCACTGGCAGAGTCTGGGCCACGAGAGACTCAAACTGTGTTGCAACTACTACCTGGAACAGGACATTAAATTTCCATCTACCAGAAGACGCGGGGGCAAAGGATTGATGAAAAATTTTGCATTTCTGCAGTATGCAACTCTGGAGATTTGGCACCATGCGGAAGCGGCCGCCGATACGGTTCCTCAAGATAAATTTCTGTCTTGCTTCTCCGTCACCAAATGGATAAAGCTATTCAACTGGTTTCAATACTTCAATGTCCGAAAGTATAGCCCAAATGCAAACCTGTTCTACATCCTTGCGGAACGGGGGTTGCCAAAGCTTATCCACACAAGAATGAAAGAGGACCCGAGTGTTCATGTCGCTGGGGAGCGATATAAGTACCCAATCTTTGCCGCGCTGGCCAACAGTAACGGAGAGgccgctgctgctcttcTAAACGCACCGTCAAGGTTCAGCGGCGGAGAAGATATCACAGAAGGATTGAAACATAGGAAAGATCTTGACGGCTATGAACAGCGGACACCACTGACGTGGGCTGTGCTGAAAGATAGAACGAGTCTTGTCAAGTTACTTCTGCGAGCCGGGGTGGCCGTcgatgagaaggatgagATGCAGGAAACAGCACTTCAACTGGCCTCGATCAGTGGAAATGAGGCTGTCCTCATGCTTCTAATCGAAGCAGGGGCGGACGTTAACATGCCCGACAGTAAGAAAACAACATCACTTATACACGCCATAGTGGAGCGTAATGCGACAGGAGCGAGGCTCCTTATCGAAAACGGCGCAAGAGTTAATGAAAGCGACGACATCGGAACAGTGCCTCTCTTCAGTGCAATAGAAAGCGGGCAGACGACCATAGTCAGCTGCCTCATCAAACATGGCGCAGATATTCATACTACCCACGTTTATGGAAAGACACCGCTCACATGTGCTATACGCCACAACCACATTGATATAGTCGAGCTTCTTATCAACGCAGGCGAAAGTGTTAATCGTGCCGACGGCGCGGAACGAAAACCACTCATCTGCGCATTAGACCACGCCGatgaggccatggccaggtTTCTAATCACAAGCGGCGCAGATGTAAACGTCAAAGATTCTCGCGGATCGTCAGCACTGCTTCGGGCTGTTCAGCGCGGCTATTACTCATTAGCTATGTTTCTTGTCGAGCGAGGCGCGGATGTGAATtccgatgatgatgtgggaTACACGCCGCTAAAATGGGCGGTGATTCGGGGCAGCGAGGAAATTACCTCTCGTCTTATCAACAGTGGCGCAGATGTAAATCACCGAACGAGTAGGGGTGAATATACAGCATTGCAAAGGGCCGTGGAGCGTGGCGACGAGGCAATCACAAGGCTGCTACTCGAAAATGGCGCCGATACGAATATCAGGACGAATACTCAGACGTTTCCGCTGCACCGGGCGTTGTTGCTCGGCCATCTAGGTGTAGCCAATCTTCTCATTGACCATGGCGCGGATGTGAATGCCAGAGATGGTAATGGGAATTCTCCCTTGGACTGGGCGTTGTTGTCAAAGGATCGGTCAATTGCTGAGCGAATGGTGGAGAAGGGTGCAGGGAGTAAGTTTCCCCAAGCACTCGGCTAA
- a CDS encoding AMP-binding enzyme (similar to Neosartorya fischeri NRRL 181 XP_001259838.1) → MRALLRVSRARWTGGKSMRMMSTEGLSYRMGPTEPPLYTGTIPQHFAQTVSQHGDLPAVITRSPSPTPFETTLTYYMLDLLSNRLASSLASLGVKKGDRIAISQGNTPEFAALTYACFKLGAILVPLNPSFNAAQVQAALKHLAVELLIVGAVTDLAYKPGLGRSNQDLLTSIAGDLGASKIQSEGVPSLKRIIVVDNRVSHQDVRFKLEECRALTPYRSLLDGSDRAVTPNQRLDPNDTINIQFTSGTTSTPKAAMLTHRSILNNGILIANRMGLVPGDKIVVPPPLFHCFGCILGYMATATTGSAILFPSPAFDPVATLKMCVDHDATGLYGVSTMLVAVLEALDKGVVPSPPAHLRKGIVAGSSVPEALMKTIYKRLGLQDLVICYGMTETSPVNCMTSPSDPFEKRCASVGTPMPHTAIKIVDPVTKSIVPLNTRGELAASGYLVMKGYFGDDAKTAEVRIAEPSIEGNGDTIWMYSGDEAEMDENGFVTITGRIKDLIIRGGENIHPLEVENCLFQLDGVKEVSVVGVPDERLGESVAAFIVPHREWTTGESGGKDKVLSEDMVREWVRSNLSSHLVPKHVFWVDDYPKTASGKIQKFKLRDMAIKMLDKEK, encoded by the exons ATGAGGGCGTTGCTGCGGGTGTCGAGAGCTCGATGGACGGGCGGGAAGAGCATGCGGATGATGTCGACTGAAGGATTGAGCTATCGAATGGGACCTACCGAG CCGCCCCTCTACACAGGCACCATCCCCCAACACTTTGCGCAAACCGTCTCCCAGCACGGCGACCTCCCCGCCGTAATCACGCGCTCCCCTTCCCCAACGCCCTTCGAAACAACCCTCACGTACTACATGCTCGACCTCCTGTCCAACCGCCTCGCCTCGTCCCTCGCCAGCCTCGGCGTCAAAAAGGGCGACCGCATCGCCATATCGCAAGGCAACACGCCCGAGTTCGCCGCCCTCACATACGCGTGCTTCAAGCTCGGCGCCATCCTCGTGCCCCTGAACCCGTCCTTCAACGCCGCGCAGGTCCAGGCCGCGCTGAAGCACCTCGCCGTCGAGCTCCTCATCGTGGGTGCGGTCACCGACCTCGCGTACAAGCCTGGCCTGGGCCGCAGCAACCAGGACCTCCTGACGAGTATTGCAGGCGATCTGGGGGCGTCCAAGATTCAGAGCGAGGGGGTGCCAAGTTTGAAGCGCATTATCGTGGTGGATAATCGTGTGTCGCACCAGGATGTGCGGTTTAAGCTTGAAGAGTGTAGGGCGCTCACGCCGTACCGCTCTTTGCTGGATGGTTCGGATCGCGCAGTCACTCCAAACCAGCGTCTTGACCCGAACGACACGATCAACATCCAATTCACGTCCGGTACGACATCGACACCAAAAGCAGCGATGCTTACACACCGCTCCATCCTTAACAACggcatcctcatcgccaatAGAATGGGCCTCGTGCCAGGGGACAAGATTGTCGTTCCGCCCCCTCTGTTCCACTGCTTCGGCTGCATCCTAGGCTACATGGCGACCGCTACGACCGGCAGCGCCATCCTCTTCCCCAGCCCGGCGTTCGACCCCGTCGCCACCCTCAAAATGTGCGTCGACCACGACGCAACTGGCCTCTACGGCGTGAGCACCATGCTCGTCGCCGTCCTGGAAGCACTCGACAAAGGCGTAGTGCCCAGTCCTCCCGCCCACCTACGCAAGGGCATCGTAGCGGGCTCCTCCGTCCCCGAAGCCCTCATGAAGACCATCTACAAACGCCTCGGCCTCCAAGACCTCGTAATATGCTACGGCATGACGGAGACCTCCCCTGTCAACTGCATGACATCCCCGTCCGACCCCTTCGAAAAGCGCTGCGCCTCCGTCGGCACACCCATGCCCCATACGGCCATCAAAATCGTCGACCCAGTCACAAAATCCATCGTCCCGCTAAACACGCGCGGCGAACTCGCTGCGTCGGGATACCTCGTCATGAAGGGCTACTTCGGAGACGACGCGAAAACAGCAGAAGTCCGCATCGCGGAGCCGAGTATCGAGGGGAACGGCGACACAATATGGATGTACTCGGGTGATGAggcggagatggatgagaaTGGGTTCGTCACGATAACAGGCCGTATCAAGGACTTGATTATTCGTGGTGGGGAGAACATTCATCCGCTGGAGGTGGAAAACTGTTTATTTCAGTTAGATGGCGTGAAGGAGGTGAGCGTGGTGGGTGTGCCCGACGAGCGACTGGGTGAGAGTGTGGCGGCGTTCATCGTCCCGCATAGGGAGTGGACGACCGGTGAGAGTGGCGGAAAGGACAAGGTGCTGAGTGAGGATATGGTTCGGGAATGGGTGAGGTCGAATTTGTCGAGCCATTTGGTGCCCAAGCATGTGTTTTGGGTGGATGACTATCCCAAGACTGCGAGCGGCAAGATTCAGAAGTTCAAGTTGAGGGATATGGCTATCAAGatgttggacaaggagaagtgA
- a CDS encoding sphingosine N-acyltransferase lac1 (similar to Cordyceps militaris CM01 XP_006670423.1), translating to MGDYDRTESPNAGVADDPPTTQFKPGPSASSSKGPLYMQSSDGKHVLVRRLKRKEDGSWKHFTRWFVENQISLSFNLLALLFLCHNFIPKARTHTYKYFQLVYYNEKTGQYGIGFDDTYFIVFCIVVFTLLRAGFMEYILAPFARMQGVTKKKDQVRFTEQAWLLVYYSVFWTMGVYIYCKSPYYLNMRELWTDWPNREMDGLMKGYVLAQWAFWLQQIIVINIEERRKDHWQMFSHHIITTALISSCYFYHHTRVGNLILVIMDVVDLFLPAAKCLKYAGYTTLCDIMFGVFMLSWLLARHFVYVMVCWSVYAHTPEIMPSACFRGTNDHLIGPEAPPPGLSYLIEPFLSSTGRVCYNDTVKWAFLAPLLALQGITIYWFTMIVRVAMKVLRGDGAEDSRSDDEAVEEEDEYVYEEAEPLEEEVDADEIDLRSWERRSGVRRQASTSGVSLPGHSDRKELLGRIGCEKQVD from the exons ATGGGCGACTACGACCGCACCGAGTCGCCAAATGCTGGTGTCGCAGATGACCCCCCGACGACTCAATTCAAGCCTGGGCCTTCTGCATCTAGCTCCAAAGGACCATTGTATATGCAAAGCTCTGACGGTAAACATGTGCTTGTACGAAGGCTAAAACGCAAGGAAGACGGCTCTTGGAAACACTTTACTCGGTGGTTTGTTGAGAACCAAATTA GCCTGTCATTCAACCTCCTTGCCCTCCTATTCCTCTGCCACAACTTCATCCCCAAAGCTCGAACGCACACATACAAGTATTTCCAGCTCGTCTACTATAATGAAAAAACCGGCCAGTATGGCATTGGCTTCGACGACACCTACTTCATTGTTTTCTGCATTGTCGTTTTCACACTCCTGCGAGCTGGCTTCATGGAGTACATCTTGGCGCCGTTTGCCAGAATGCAAGGTGtaacaaagaagaaggaccaGGTTCGGTTTACTGAACAAGCCTGGCTGCTTGTTTATTACAGCGTCTTTTGGACCATGGGTGTT TATATTTACTGCAAGTCGCCGTACTACCTCAACATGCGAGAACTTTGGACCGACTGGCCTAACCGGGAAATGGACGGTTTGATGAAGGGTTATGTTTTGGCACAGTGGGCTTTCTGGCTGCAGCAGATTattgtcatcaacatcgaaGAGCGTCGCAAGGATCACTGGCAAATGTTTAGCCACCACATCATTACTACGGCCCTTATCTCATCTTGCTACTTCTACCACCACACCCGTGTTGGCAACCTGATTTTGGTCATCATGGATGTGGTCGACCTTTTCCTGCCG GCTGCCAAGTGCCTCAAATATGCCGGCTACACCACCCTTTGCGACATCATGTTTGGCGTCTTCATGTTGTCATGGCTTCTTGCCCGCCACTTTGTCTATGTTATGGTGTGCTGGTCAGTGTACGCTCACACGCCTGAGATTATGCCCTCAGCGTGCTTCCGTGGCACCAATGACCATCTGATCGGACCCGAGGCACCACCGCCTGGGTTGTCGTACCTTATCGAGCCTTTCCTGAGCTCGACCGGACGAGTGTGCTACAACGACACGGTAAAGTGGGCGTTCTTGGCCCCTCTGCTCGCTTTGCAAGGCATCACCATTTACTGGTTCACCATGATTGTTCGCGTAGCCATGAAGGTGCTGCGTGGCGATGGAGCCGAGGATTCTCGAAGTGACGACGAGGctgtggaggaagaagacgaataCGTCTATGAGGAGGCTGAGCCtcttgaggaggaagttgacgCGGACGAGATCGATCTTCGAAGCTGGGAGCGAAGAAGTGGTGTGAGGCGGCAGGCCAGCACTTCCGGTGTCAGTCTTCCTGGACATAGCGACCGTAAGGAATTGCTTGGACGCATTGGTTGTGAGAAGCAGGTTGATTAA
- a CDS encoding transmembrane BAX inhibitor motif-containing protein (similar to Metarhizium acridum CQMa 102 XP_007810708.1): MASNTKYQPAPQQDPDDYTQAPPAYAEGSSSRDEQQGLFGPPRSSEDNLPDDFKVRNPFPLITTLITNKSQFGGSVAEATVDIRNQFVRKVYTILTVQLIATGAVSGLTFFSDTYRTWIQSHPGVVWISLIGAMVFMGLTYWKRKSYPTNLLFLSLFTLAEAYSISVIVSFYKTSIVLNAVILTAGIFVFLTLFACQTKYDFTSWMPYLFGALWALVLFGLMAMFFPYNSTAELVYGAVAALIFSGYILVDTQLVMRHHHVEEEIAAAISLYLDIINLFLAILRILNSQSNN, from the exons ATGgcctccaacaccaaatacCAGCCTGCTCCCCAGCAAGACCCCGACGACTACACCCAAGCGCCGCCCGCCTACGCCGAAGGCTCATCCTCTCGCGACGAACAACAAGGCCTCTTTGGTCCTCCACGCAGCAGCGAGGACAACCTCCCCGATGACTTCAAAGTCCGCAACCCCTTCCccctcatcaccacactCATAACTAACAAGTCCCAGTTCGGAGGGTCCGTAGCCGAAGCAACAGTCGACATCCGCAACCAGTTCGTCCGCAAAGTATACACCATCCTCACAGTCCAGCTCATCGCCACCGGTGCCGTCAGCGGCCTCACCTTCTTCAGCGACACCTACCGCACATGGATCCAATCCCACCCCGGCGTCGTCTGGATATCC CTCATCGGTGCCATGGTCTTCATGGGCCTCACCTACTGGAAGCGCAAGTCCTATCCCACCAACCTCCTCTTCCTAAGCCTCTTCACCCTCGCCGAAGCATACTCCATCTCCGTCATCGTCTCCTTCTACAAGACGTCCATCGTTCTCAACGCTGTCATCCTCACGGCCGGTATATTCGTCTTCTTGACCCTGTTTGCGTGCCAGACAAAATACGACTTCACGTCATGGATGCCGTATTTGTTTGGCGCGCTGTGGGCGCTGGTCCTGTTCGgtttgatggccatgttcTTCCCGTACAATTCTACCGCCGAGCTCGTGTACGGGGCGGTGGCGGCGCTTATCTTCAGCGGCTACATCTTGGTTGATACGCAGCTTGTTATGCGTCACCATCATGTTGAGGAGGAGATTGCTGCTGCTATTAGCTTGTACTTGGATATTATTAACTTGTTCCTTGCTATTCTGCGCATCCTGAATAGCCAGTCCAACAACTAG
- a CDS encoding septin (similar to Neosartorya fischeri NRRL 181 XP_001259831.1), with product MSSAATKMIRRKKNVKKGIQFCLMVCGASGTGRTTFVNTLCNKDVLTHKNADDPTDAHVEDGVKIKPVTVELELDEEGTRISLTIVDTPGFGDQIDNEASFSEIVGYLERQYDDILAEESRIKRNPRFRDNRVHAMLYFITPTGHGLRELDIELMKRLAPRCNVIPVIGRADSLTPAELAESKKLVMEDIEHYRIPVYNFPYDIEEDDEDTVEENAELRGLMPFAIVGSEDVVEIGGRKVRARQYPWGVVEVDNPRHSDFLAIRSALLHSHLADLKEITHDFLYENYRTEKLSKSVDGAAGNIDSSMNPEDLASQSVRLKEEQLRREEEKLREIELKVQREINEKRQELLARESQLREIEARMAREASAASMSAPAEANGDHEA from the exons ATGTCGTCCGCCGCTACT AAGATGATCcggaggaagaagaatgTCAAGAAGGGTATCCAGTTCTGCTTGATGGTCTGCGGTGCCTCTGGAACTG GCCGAACCACCTTCGTCAATACTCTGTGCAACAAGGATGTGCTCACGCATAAGAATGCCGACGATCCCACCGATGCTCACGTTGAGGATGGCGTCAAGATTAAGCCCGTCACCGTTG AGCTCGAGCTCGACGAAGAGGGTACCCGTATTTCTCTGACCATTGTCGATACCCCTGGATTTGGTGACCAGATCGACAACGAAGCTAG TTTCTCAGAGATTGTTGGATACCTCGAGAGACAATATGATGACATCTTGGCCGAGGAGTCTCGTATCAAGCGAAACCCCCGATTCAGAGACAACCGTGTCCACGCTATGCTCTACTTCATCACTCCTACTGGCCATGG CCTGCGAGAACTCGATATCGAGCTCATGAAGCGCCTCGCTCCCCGATGCAACGTCATTCCCGTTATCGGTCGTGCCGACTCCCTGACCCCTGCCGAGTTAGCTGAGTCGAAGAAGCTCGTCATGGAGGATATCGAGCACTATCGCATCCCCGTTTACAACTTCCCCTACGAtattgaggaggatgatgaggataccGTCGAGGAAAACGCTGAGCTCCGTGGTCTCATGCCCTTCGCCATTGTCGGTTCCGAGGACGTCGTTGAGATTGGTGGCCGCAAGGTTCGCGCTCGTCAATACCCTTGgggtgttgttgaggttgacAACCCTCGCCACTCTGACTTCCTCGCTATTCGATCTGCTCTCCTCCACAGCCACTTGGCTGATCTCAAGGAAATTACTCACGACTTCCTGTACGAAAACTACCGTACCGAGAAGCTGTCCAAGAGCGTGGACGGCGCTGCTGGAAA CATCGACAGCTCCATGAACCCTGAGGACCTTGCCTCACAGTCCGTCCGTCTCAAGGAAGAGCAGCTCCGAcgagaggaagagaaacTGCGTGAAATCGAGCTCAAGGTCCAGCGCGAAATTAACGAGAAGCGACAGGAGCTTTTGGCTCGTGAGTCACAGCTTCGAGAGATCGAGGCCCGTATGGCACGGGaagcttctgctgcttccATGAGCGCGCCTGCCGAGGCCAACGGCGACCACGAAGCCTAA
- a CDS encoding phosphatidylinositol 3,5-bisphosphate-binding protein (similar to Cordyceps militaris CM01 XP_006670418.1), whose amino-acid sequence MNVRPPIEASNPTAVLSVAFNNDSSCFAVGLESGICIFHTKSCLLKASRDFNAGIGLVQMMGMTNYLALVGGGKSPKFAMNRAVIWDDMKGKVALEISALSSVRGVQLGRERIVVVLQNSIRVYSFSKPPNLLHVYETADNLLGLCSLSSKTLAFPGRTVGQIQLVELSTGNVSIIPAHSSALKAIQLSPDGELLATASETGTLIRVYSTSNCAKVAELRRGIDPATIFSLAFSPSGAMLACTSDKSTLHIFDIPNTKRQSVNRSQHLGSSDAEPGKWGILGKLPLMPRVFSDVYSFTSAPFEAGDETMIGGIPFSEGTVLGTMRPAKGIIGWISEDSLAVVGAGKDARWEKFVLVDGENGKRVCVREGWKRYLGNT is encoded by the exons ATGAATGTCCGGCCGCCCATAGAGGCGTCGAACCCGACAGCCGTATTGTCCGTCGCATTTAATAATGATAGCAGCtgctttgctgttggtctCGAGTCGGGCATTTGCA TTTTTCATACCAAGTCATGTTTACTAAAAGCATCTAGAG ATTTCAACGCTGGCATTGGCCTCGTTCAGATGATGGGCATGACCAACTATCTCGCTCTCGTTGGCGGTGGCAAATCCCCCAAGTTTGCCATGAACAGG GCTGTAATCTGGGATGATATGAAGGGCAAGGTTGCACTCGAAATATCAGCTCTGAGCTCCGTCCGAGGAGTGCAATTGGGCCGCGAGCGCATTGTGGTGGTGCTTCAAAACAGCATCCGCGTCTACTCCTtctccaaaccaccaaacctGCTCCACGTGTACGAAACAGCGGACAACCTGCTAGGACTATGTTCCCTCTCCAGCAAGACGCTTGCCTTCCCCGGTCGAACCGTCGGCCAGATCCAGCTCGTTGAACTTTCCACCGGCAATGTCAGCATCATACCGGCACACTCTTCAGCACTCAAAGCCATTCAATTAAGCCCAGACGGCGAGTTGCTCGCTACTGCTAGTGAGACAGGAACGCTAATCCGCGTCTATTCAACATCAAACTGCGCCAAAGTGGCAGAGCTTCGACGGGGAATAGACCCAGCCACCATCTTTTCTTTAGCCTTCTCGCCATCCGGAGCCATGCTCGCCTGTACATCCGATAAGTCAACTCTGCACATTTTTGACATTCCCAACACAAAAAGACAATCGGTAAACAGAAGTCAACATCTGGGCTCTTCTGACGCCGAGCCCGGAAAATGGGGCATCCTGGGCAAGCTGCCTCTTATGCCGCGCGTATTTTCAGATGTCTATTCATTTACCTCCGCACCATTCGAAGCCGGCGACGAAACCATGATTGGAGGCATTCCATTTTCTGAAGGAACAGTACTGGGAACAATGAGACCTGCAAAGGGCATTATCGGCTGGATTAGTGAAGACAGCCTGGCGGTAGTTGGGGCAGGCAAAGACGCTCGGTGGGAGAAATTCGTCCTGGTGGATGGCGAGAATGGGAAGCGTGTCTGCGTGAGAGAAGGTTGGAAACGATATTTGGGAAATACGTGA